A region of Aquarana catesbeiana isolate 2022-GZ linkage group LG08, ASM4218655v1, whole genome shotgun sequence DNA encodes the following proteins:
- the LOC141104711 gene encoding uncharacterized protein yields the protein MSQEGTLSASLDNSRQNGEHAQTHPAYRAIVGLREETVIIQPRSPVSTALEEETVTDQPPSPEITTLEEQTVIIHPESPESSDSEEETLIVNPDSPDSTDPVEAEGDDHPESPASTGPDKENVDVNSKSPTSSAPNEAAGDADGHLESPTSAVLEEGTVIINPESPPSSGPEEETSEISSKPQDLPINLSVRASRSRTNAENGGKSASEATLHVCSECKKCFTSRAGLLIHRKIHKEKFLMICSECGKCFRGKAKFIEHQQLHSGEKAFKCSDCSKSFTKKSYLVAHQRTHSNEKTYACPQCGKTFGSATSLSHHKRSHKEQFLCSDCGKRFPSSQRLLAHQKTHLGVKPFGCQECGKRFSSKQYLYIHQRMHAVETPFCCSECGVSFPTGETLAAHQKEHSEEKQYFCDECGKGFTTKQYYIVHQRNHTGEKPFSCTECGKCFISNKNLKSHKRVHTGEKPYSCSDCGKSFSSYRNLTKHQRIHTGEKPYSCPQCGKCFISNHNRVRHQKIHTGEKPFLCAVCGKCFNQRSNLITHQKVHAKEQLY from the coding sequence ATGAGTCAAGAAGGCACTCTTTCAGCATCCCTCGACAACAGCAGACAGAACGGCGAGCATGCCCAGACTCACCCAGCCTACCGTGCGATCGTTGGCCTACGGGAAGAGACGGTTATTATTCAGCCTCGATCTCCAGTGAGCACCGCCCTCGAGGAAGAGACTGTTACTGACCAGCCCCCCTCCCCTGAAATCACCACCCTAGAGGAACAGACTGTCATCATTCATCCAGAATCCCCCGAAAGCAGTGACTCGGAGGAAGAGACTCTCATTGTTAACCCAGATTCCCCCGACAGCACTGATCCCGTTGAAGCTGAGGGAGATGATCATCCGGAATCGCCCGCCAGCACTGGCCCGGATAAAGAGAACGTTGATGTGAACTCAAAATCTCCCACAAGTAGCGCTCCAAACGAAGCGGCAGGTGATGCTGACGGTCACCTGGAATCACCCACGAGTGCCGTTCTCGAGGAGGGGACTGTTATCATAAATCCAGAATCCCCACCCAGCTCTGGCCCCGAGGAAGAGACCTCTGAGATTAGCTCCAAACCCCAGGACCTCCCCATCAACCTCTCCGTAAGAGCGAGCAGAAGCCGTACGAATGCTGAGAACGGCGGGAAGTCGGCCAGCGAAGCCACGCTGCATGTCTGCTCTGAATGCAAAAAATGCTTCACCTCCCGCGCCGGGCTCCTCATTCACCGGAAGATCCACAAGGAGAAGTTCCTGATGATCTGCTCTGAGTGTGGCAAGTGCTTCCGTGGCAAGGCCAAGTTTATTGAGCACCAGCAACTTCACTCGGGCGAGAAAGCCTTCAAGTGCTCCGACTGCAGCAAGTCGTTCACCAAGAAGTCGTACCTGGTTGCCCACCAACGGACGCACTCCAATGAAAAGACCTACGCCTGCCCCCAATGCGGCAAGACCTTTGGCAGCGCCACCTCCCTCAGCCACCACAAGCGGAGCCACAAAGAACAGTTTCTCTGCAGCGATTGCGGGAAACGGTTCCCAAGTAGCCAACGGCTTCTTGCTCACCAGAAGACCCACCTGGGAGTAAAGCCGTTTGGGTGCCAGGAGTGTGGAAAGCGATTTAGCAGCAAGCAGTACCTCTACATCCACCAGCGGATGCATGCGGTGGAGACTCCGTTTTGCTGCTCGGAGTGTGGCGTCAGCTTCCCCACGGGCGAGACCCTGGCAGCGCATCAGAAGGAGCACAGCGAGGAAAAGCAGTATTTTTGCGACGAGTGCGGAAAGGGCTTCACCACCAAACAGTACTACATTGTCCACCAAAGGAACCACACCGGCGAGAAGCCTTTCTCCTGCACAGAGTGCGGCAAATGCTTCATTAGCAACAAGAACCTCAAATCGCACAAGCGAGTCCACACGGGTGAGAAGCCCTACTCCTGCTCAGACTGCGGCAAAAGCTTTAGCAGCTACCGGAACCTCACCAAACACCAGCGGatccacactggggagaagccatattcctgcccacAGTGCGGCAAGTGCTTCATTAGTAACCACAACCGCGTccgacaccagaaaattcacacgggtgaaAAGCCCTTCCTGTGTGCagtgtgcgggaagtgtttcaacCAGAGGTCCAACCTGATTACGCATCAGAAGGTCCACGCGAAGGAGCAGCTGTATTGA